The Pontibacter korlensis sequence TTGTTTCACTTCCGAATTAGCCACATTGTCTGATAATACCTGAAACAGTTACATAATTAACTCAGGGAAACGTACATTCTATTTTATACAAACATACAAGGCAATGAGCGAGGACAAACTACAAGAGCTGGAGCGCAAGGCTTTAGCAGCCGCTCACGAATACTGGGAAGAGTACAAGCACCAAAACGGAAAGCAAGACAACATGCTCAGGTGGGTACGGAACGACGACTCCGGGGAAATGCTGTGCCTCACCAGGGGAGGCTACACCAGCCAGCTTTCATACTTTATCAACAAGCTTGGTTGAGCACTAGCACCTAAGAGCCTTTATTTATGTATATTCGATCGGTCTCCACTAGCACGTAGAGCGGGGGGTGACCTGGCAGTGTTGCCTCAATACGGGTGCCATATGCGGACACGGGAACAAAAGCCCTTAGTTTCGCCTCCTGGGCAGCCAGCTCTTTTAGCAGTGCGTGCGAGGAGGCAGTGTTCCTGTCTGCCTGCTCCTTGTTGTCTGCAAAGCGCCTTAGTGAGTCGAAGTCCAGCTGCTTCTCCTCAGCCAGGGCGGACTCTGTTACTTGAGCTCTTCGACGTACCATGCATGTCTCTTCAATTTCCTCCCTAAGCCCCAATATCCTTTCCAGGCAATAGTAAAACTGGTCCTGTGTCATTATTCATCAGTTAAGTAAGGTTATACATGATGGGGCTGTGTTGTAGCACCAGGTCCTCGATGGTGATCAACCGCACCATCTGCACCAGCGTGGTTCTTACCCCACCCACCACAGCGGACTCCACGGAGGCGTCCAGCATCAGGTAGTGTTCCTCCACTGTGCCCTGTCCCTCAAGCATAATATTGTAGAGCCTGGGCGCTTCCTCCTGGCTGTGCAGCTGTATCGAGCCGCCCAGAAGCATGCCGTCAGTCAACAGCTGCACCGAGGTGTCGTTTACGAAGTAAACACAGTACGCATCGTTCGCGGGCGACCGCCTGTTTATCAGCAGCAGGTCCTGGTTTCCTTTAAAGTTGATCAGTTCAGCCCGACTTGCCTTCCTTCCCAAGGTTCGGGCAAGGTACAGTGCATGGTTACGATAGTTCCTGTCTTTTCTCATGGTCGGAGTTTGAGCAGCGGGACGAATAAAAGCAGGGCAGCCAACCGGCTGATCGGTTCTGGCCATCTGGCCGGTGAGTAGTTCACCTGTATATCAGGTACGTGGTCGGTAATAGTTGGGTAATCAGTTGCTTTGTTTTTTTTCCAAATCAGTAACTGCCCTCTCCTCATCCTTGAGAATAATCAATTAAGCCCCTAAATGTGCCAGGAGAACGCCTGGTATACCTTTACTGAATATAAATGCTTTATTATCAGCTAATTCCAGTTAAGCAGATCGTCTATCCGTATAACTAAGTAGGATAATAGAACATACCTTTTCCTGCCAATATGAAAAACAAGCCCCTATTACTTGTGCTGTTTACCGGAGTGCTGACTTTAGCCTCCACCTATACTTTCGCTCAAACTTCGCAAGAAAGCATGGAGAAAAAGAGCGAGCGGCAGGAAGCACAAGCTGACAAGCAACGCTTGGAAGATGCCTCTGACCTGAGAAAGGACACAAAAGCTGATGCACGGAAAGCCAAGGCGGACGCAAAGGAGGCTAAACGCATCGACAAGGAGGCTGCCTATGCGGCCAAGCATGCCAAGCGCGCTGCCCGCATGGAGGCAAAGGCGCAACGGAACCGAACCGACGCTGATAAGCAAGCCAAAAAGGCTGCGAAGGCATCAGCGAAGTCAAACAGCAATTAATTTCCTTACATACTCTGCCCCCTAACACACTCAGCCATGGAAAATAAATATCCGGAAGGATCTATTGTGTACGCCAAAGTAAACCCCAGCCTGAAGCTGAAGGTAAGGCGATACGTGAAGCGCATCTACTACTGCACCAACCAAGAGCATCCTCAAGAAAAAGAACTTGTATACTTTGAACGGGAGCTCATGTGAAATGAGAAGCTGGTAGTCTGATAGGCTGCAGCAGAGCCAGGTGCATGTAATTCAAAGTGCCATTAGCCTGGCTCTTTTCTATTTGTCTCTCCATGACGAGCCGGTGTGTAACCGATCTGAGCAGGAAGCTGTGCCGCTCAACACCGGGTGCGTCCTTCTGAAAGAGGTCTCACTTCATCAATGCCTTTTAGAATTCATTTACCATTTAAGCATATACGCCATGAATACACTAAACAGAACCATCGTTTTGAACGCATTGATCAAGCATGAGACACTCACCATGAACGACTTTGCCAAGGAAAGCAACCTCGGTGCATCGCCCGGCGGCAAGCACTTGCAACTTCTGGTGGATGAACAGGTCCAAAGCGGACACATTCAGATTCTAAATGGGGTCTCTCCCTGTACCTACTCCATTACGGATGAGGGAATAAAAGAGGGAGCCCGGCTGGCAAAAGCATAGTACAAGAACCTGTTTCCTCAGAGCAGAGTGCTGTAGAGCAAGGCTGTTTGATCCGATATAATACGGGCGCACCCTTTCTCAGAGGAGTCGCAGCCACTGATTCTATCAATGCAACCATTTGCTTCTAAATTAAGTAATTGCAATATAATCATATGTGTAGTACGAATGCTAGCTAATGGCGTGCATGCGCTTGGCCTGCAACCTATTTCCTAATACATGGCAAGATTAAGAATTGGGGTAGTTGACCTGGTGAGCAAAGGTCCGGCCGATACCCTTTGGGCCAGGGCAATGCATGCAAACCTTGCCAGCATCATGCCACAGGTGGTAGCAACTTGGTGTGAGCAGGAAGGACATGAGGTGGTACTGGTCTGTTATACCGGCCAGGAAAACCTGCAAAGGGAGCTGCCGAGGGGACTTGACGTGGTCTTTATCTGCTCCTTTACCCAGGCGGCTTTACTGGCATACGCCCTCAGCAATTACTTTCGCAGCCAAGGCGCCGTGACGGTGCTGGGTGGCCCCCATGCCCGCTGCTACCCGGATGACGCGGTTAAGTACTTCGACTACGTGCTCGGATTCACTCATAAGTCTACCATCGAAGAGGTTCTCCGGGACCGCAGTCCGCAGAAGCCTGTAGGAAAACACCTTTCCGCTGCCCGGCAGCCCGCGCATCTGCCTGGGGTAAAGGAGCGGTGGAAGTTTATTGAGCCAACGCTGAAGAAAGCCCCTTTCCTTAAGTTGGTGCCTATGATCGGGAGCGTTGGCTGCCCTTATACCTGCTCTTTCTGCATTGACGCGACGGTGGACTATCAGCCCATGAACTTTGATGTGGTAAGGGAAGACCTGCAGTTCCTGCTGACCAAGTTCAGGAAGCCTACCGTTGGCTGGCATGATCCAAATTTTGGCGTACGCTTTGATGCCAACATGGAGGCCATCGCCTCTGCGGCCCCCGCAGGGAGCTTTCGCTTCTTTGCCGAGAGCAGCCTTTCCATCCTGACCGAGGAGCACCTGAGGGTGTTGCAGCGTAACGGGTTTGATGCCTTGCTGCCTGGGATAGAATCGTGGTACGAGTTGGGAAACAAATCAAGAACTTCCCGCAAAGTAGGGGAAGAGAAGGTCGCCCGCATCTCTGAGCATGTGAACATGATGTTCCGCTATGTGCCTTATGTACAGACAAACTTTGTGCTGGGGTTGGACAGTGACGAGGGAGACGCGCCCTTCGAACTAACCAAGCGCTTTGTAGACCTGTCTCCTGCGGCTTTCCCAGGCTATTCCCTGCTGAGCGCCTTTGGCGAGGCTGCCCCGCTTAACCTGGAGTACCAGCGCGCGGGCAGGGTGCTGCCTTTCCCTTTTCACTTCCTCAACAACCACCTGGCCATGAATGTAAAACCGAAGAACTACGGCTGGGTGGAGTTCTATGACAGGGTAATAGACCTTACAGCCTACACCTTCTCCAAGAAAGCGATTTACCGCCGTTTCATGGCCACGCCCAGCCGCCCTGCCAAGTGGATGAACCTTATGCGGGCCGTTTCTTCGGAAGGGTATGGCAGACTGCGTTTTTACCGGCAGGTGCGCAAGAACCTAGTAGAGGATACTGCTTTTAGAAAATACTTCGAGGGAGAATCACAGCAACTGCCCCCATTCTACAGGAACATCATTCAGAAGGATTTAGGAGACTGGTGGCAGTGGCTTCCCGAAGGGGCCATAGAGCATGATCCCAATGCGTACCTGCGTAAGCACCACTTCATACAGCTCAACACAAAGGCATAAGGATGACCGGCATGCTGGGGCAGCAAACCCTTACTGCTCCAAAGTATGTACAAACTGTGCCAGGGCACCAGCATGCTTGCCTTTCATGATGCTTAGAACAGAGCCCATCAGCACTTCATCTTTGAGCATACTTGAGTTCAGGTCCATGAGAACACCAAAGCTCCTGGCGTCCTCTTCCCGGATATATGCCCTGAGCTGGTAGTAAAAAGCTAGTGCCTCCTTCTTGTCCACTCTTATGTTCAAATTGCTGTATACTGCTGCTTCCATCTCTTCCTTCCTTTTCACTATCCCTAACCTGTGGCAGTCGCTCTATGACCCGTACCTATACGACAAAGCCACTAAACAATAAGTTCTTGTGTTAAAGTAATCCACTGAATAGTTATACTAAAGGTCTGCCACTGGCATCAGACACTTACATGGATGCACGTTGTTCACCTGTACGGTGGCTGAGCGTTCCGGAGAATCATATTAGTGGAATGCTTCATTGTTTGTAGAATAAATGTGTGGCAGGTAATTTCCGGCTTGTATTCGTGCCCCTGGTATACATCTTTTGCACCTTGTTTCCTGCGTCATCAATAGGTGCTACAAGACCCATGGACCTTTCTTGAGCCTTACCTATAGCACTTGCCTAATGGCACTGTGCCAGTGCGCTTGATGAGTTTCAAAATTATTGAAGAGCAGTTGTATGCAAATTGCATGTACATAAAAAAGCCACTTAGCGATTTTGTTTGTAAGACGCTGATATTAACTATATTGCAAAGAGTCCGGCTTGCGCATCTGCGAAGTCTCCTGTTTATGTAATCTCCATTTGGAAACGGTCCTGTCCCTTTTTGAGAGCAATGCATAAGTACTCATGGGTTATGGTATAAACTAAACGTTTTCTACTCATCTTTAGAATCAAGGCCTATAGTAATCAATGTGCTGCTAAGGCATAAATAGCAGTGGCTGCAATAAAAAAAGCCTTACCGGGGGGTAAGGCTTTTTTGTAATTTATAGCTTGAGACTAAGCGCGTTTTACGTTAACTGCGTTTAGCCCTTTTCGTCCATCCTGCAGGTCAAAAGTTACCGTGTCATTTTCCTGTATCTCATGCACCAGGCCAGATACGTGTACAAAGTACTCCTGATCTGAATTTGTTTCTTTGATAAACCCGAACCCTTTCAGGTCATTAAAGAATTTTACTGTTCCGTTATTCATATTGTGTTTGTTATTATATACCTACTACATATCTGCAGGTATATACGTTCATTATTTTGTTCAATATACGGTAAATTAATTACAAATCACAAATTAAAAGCTTTTCTGACTATAATTCTTAAACTTAGTATTATCTGCCCCTGCCTTAAAGCTGTCTTATCATAAGAGTGTACGGTCATTCTTATCTGGCTTCAAAAGAAAAAGCTACCCAAAAACAGGCAGCTTTTAACTCATGAAGAAACAGGTTGTTCTATTTTTCAGGGATTGCAATCATTTATAACGGTTCTGTTGTAAATGCGCTTTTCCCTGAATTTGTTGTTGGATGGTTTCAGGTTCTTAGCTTCGCTTCAGAGACCGATACTTTATTTGTGCATACTGGGAATTCCCAACCCGGCTAACACGCGGCTTCGTACATTTAAAGCTCCTATAATTCGGTTAACTGGTGTGGGTGCAATTCTGATCAGGGTTGGTATAGCTATTATGCCAGCTTCTTCTGCTTTATCAGGTTCTTTCTGTATATCAATGATGTCAAGCTGATAATTACCGTTTAAATTTTCCCTGCAGATTTTGAGAAGGGTGTCCACAGCCTCAATTGAATTAGGGCTGTGTCCGTTAATATAGAGCTGAAATACATGCATGCTCGTTTTTCTTAATTTTGCTAAAAAGTGCCGGAAATTACTGTGCAGTGGTATACTGGGAACTAATCTCTTCCCGAACTTATGATCATAGGATTACCTGTCAGTATCCCGCTGATGCCATCGAAGTGTCGTCCGATTTTGGCACCATCATCAGTGATAGAAAACCTGCGGATAGATGAATCATGCTTGGAACCACGCATTTTAAGTACAGCTATACTTCGTTGCATTTCACCAGACATTTCTACATAGCGTAGCAGAATAATAGAATCTGTGATGGGAGAAATGTTGCCTTCTGTATCGGATGTGCCGCCTGCCAGCAGAGGAGTATTAGACGTAAACATGCCTGTTATTTCCTGGTGCTTCAGGTAAGATGTAAAGGCGATGATAAACTCCCGGAAGCCTTTGTCAGAGGATGTTCGTGATAAAGCAGACAAGCTGTCAATGGCAATCCTGTCTGGCTTAAAGGCTTTTACAGCTTCCTGTATATTGATAAAATGGTCTTCCAGGGAAGATATCTCCGGGTACAGGCAAATGACTTTTAAAAGTCCTTCTTCTTCCAGTTGCTTAAAATCAATCCCCCAGCTGGCTGCATTACGGTATAGTTGAACACTGCTTTCTTCAAAAGCCATGAGCAGGCAGCGCTCTTTTTTCTCCCGAATGCCATTGATAAAATTGGC is a genomic window containing:
- a CDS encoding B12-binding domain-containing radical SAM protein, which translates into the protein MARLRIGVVDLVSKGPADTLWARAMHANLASIMPQVVATWCEQEGHEVVLVCYTGQENLQRELPRGLDVVFICSFTQAALLAYALSNYFRSQGAVTVLGGPHARCYPDDAVKYFDYVLGFTHKSTIEEVLRDRSPQKPVGKHLSAARQPAHLPGVKERWKFIEPTLKKAPFLKLVPMIGSVGCPYTCSFCIDATVDYQPMNFDVVREDLQFLLTKFRKPTVGWHDPNFGVRFDANMEAIASAAPAGSFRFFAESSLSILTEEHLRVLQRNGFDALLPGIESWYELGNKSRTSRKVGEEKVARISEHVNMMFRYVPYVQTNFVLGLDSDEGDAPFELTKRFVDLSPAAFPGYSLLSAFGEAAPLNLEYQRAGRVLPFPFHFLNNHLAMNVKPKNYGWVEFYDRVIDLTAYTFSKKAIYRRFMATPSRPAKWMNLMRAVSSEGYGRLRFYRQVRKNLVEDTAFRKYFEGESQQLPPFYRNIIQKDLGDWWQWLPEGAIEHDPNAYLRKHHFIQLNTKA
- a CDS encoding cold-shock protein encodes the protein MNNGTVKFFNDLKGFGFIKETNSDQEYFVHVSGLVHEIQENDTVTFDLQDGRKGLNAVNVKRA
- a CDS encoding circadian clock KaiB family protein codes for the protein MHVFQLYINGHSPNSIEAVDTLLKICRENLNGNYQLDIIDIQKEPDKAEEAGIIAIPTLIRIAPTPVNRIIGALNVRSRVLAGLGIPSMHK